One window of the Dehalococcoidia bacterium genome contains the following:
- a CDS encoding glycine-rich domain-containing protein encodes MTTSILTAFALAASLIVSVLPQAISPHTVRADTIQKVLTSSTTWTVPAGVTSVEVLVVAGGGGGGGSAIDNYCGGGGGAGGVLYMSGYSVTPGQAIKITVGAGGAGGSGSDNNQGTKGGDSSFGALTAVGGGGGGGGFAFIGRGTGSTGGSGGGGATRLSSYSGGSGTTGQGNNGGKSYYSSIFSSWDNAAGGGGGASAKGADGYPREGGNGGDGVYYGDIFGTDVGDGGWFGGGGGGGTPHYDNGGGIGGIGGGGNGGGDSSGASAQSFTGGGGGGGADDLYIRNGGNGGCGVVIIRYQGTEVVVAYDTPGSYTFTPPACATEIQYLVVGGGGGGGGIGGYGEGENGGSAFAGAGGGGAGGFRTGTYPVTPLQPYTVVVGTGGSAGVHTIDGGNGGDSSFATITAAGGGGGASSPTPDDDGLAGGSGGGGRYNSYGVGGAGNTPATSPSQGNKGGNGASSGYSAGGGGGASTAGANGAAYGVGGAGGSGTASAITGTWITYAGGGGGGGYEATGGADGAGGGGSAPPTRGAGNPGTNGLGGGGGGATGSSNGDAFSGGEGGCGIVIIKYICTGPTPTPTYTPTPTATPTSTATPTPTATPTATATPTPTATPTATPTPTPTPTPTATPTATPTSTPTPVPQPVIDTIELWATEGSPYETDALIPQVEFNIKIAITDGDTLNDLSTVTANVYYDADGSYSAGEVPTSGNTQYCAILTWTKGGSPAWTISPASDTTWTIETPNCVQPELTETSGTFEFHFKPGKVAAQTTDPARWHIHVKATDSVFNTATGTRQNLTMAWYGAVIVNSTGVHWGFVEPGIDFTDASSRRGDISITYISNGAYSQQIAASTLWIGNPSGSAALNPSGTPGANEFSLKANDDENLDSAVTVSGLYQTFDIGTITPESGNFEVFNSLWLSLGIPMADATFSGTIFYQISQ; translated from the coding sequence ATGACAACGTCGATCCTGACAGCGTTCGCGCTGGCAGCTTCGTTAATTGTCTCCGTGCTGCCTCAAGCCATATCACCTCATACTGTCCGGGCAGATACTATACAAAAGGTTCTCACTTCAAGCACCACATGGACCGTGCCCGCGGGAGTCACATCAGTGGAAGTGCTGGTGGTTGCCGGAGGAGGAGGGGGAGGAGGCAGCGCCATCGACAACTACTGCGGCGGCGGAGGCGGTGCCGGCGGAGTATTATATATGTCCGGCTATAGTGTAACCCCCGGTCAGGCAATCAAAATCACCGTAGGTGCCGGCGGCGCCGGCGGTTCCGGCAGCGATAATAATCAGGGAACAAAAGGGGGAGACAGCTCATTCGGTGCGCTGACGGCGGTTGGAGGAGGAGGAGGAGGAGGAGGCTTTGCGTTTATAGGAAGGGGTACAGGCAGCACAGGCGGTTCAGGCGGCGGAGGCGCAACCAGATTATCGAGTTACAGCGGCGGCAGTGGTACCACGGGACAGGGCAACAACGGCGGAAAGAGCTACTACAGCAGCATTTTTAGTTCCTGGGATAATGCAGCCGGCGGCGGCGGCGGTGCCTCAGCAAAAGGAGCGGATGGCTATCCTAGAGAAGGCGGCAATGGCGGAGACGGCGTATATTACGGCGACATATTCGGCACAGACGTAGGAGACGGCGGCTGGTTCGGCGGCGGCGGAGGGGGCGGCACTCCTCACTACGACAACGGCGGTGGAATAGGCGGCATAGGGGGAGGCGGAAACGGGGGCGGCGACAGCAGCGGCGCCTCTGCTCAGTCATTTACCGGTGGCGGAGGCGGAGGCGGAGCGGATGATTTATATATTAGAAACGGCGGCAATGGCGGATGCGGTGTTGTCATTATCAGATATCAGGGAACCGAGGTGGTAGTAGCTTACGACACACCGGGCTCGTACACATTCACACCTCCTGCGTGTGCAACCGAAATTCAGTATCTAGTAGTCGGAGGTGGAGGCGGTGGAGGCGGTATCGGCGGATACGGTGAAGGCGAAAACGGCGGGAGCGCTTTCGCAGGTGCGGGAGGCGGCGGCGCCGGAGGATTCAGAACAGGAACATATCCGGTGACTCCGTTACAGCCTTACACAGTAGTGGTGGGCACAGGCGGTTCCGCAGGTGTGCATACTATCGATGGCGGCAACGGCGGTGATTCGTCATTCGCAACGATAACTGCCGCAGGCGGAGGCGGCGGGGCTTCCAGCCCAACCCCCGATGACGACGGCCTTGCCGGCGGTTCCGGAGGCGGAGGACGGTACAACTCTTACGGGGTCGGCGGCGCAGGTAACACACCGGCAACCAGCCCTTCACAGGGCAATAAAGGCGGCAACGGCGCCTCATCAGGATATAGCGCCGGCGGCGGCGGCGGAGCGTCTACGGCAGGAGCCAACGGCGCTGCTTATGGCGTCGGCGGTGCCGGCGGGTCAGGTACTGCCAGTGCCATAACAGGGACATGGATTACCTATGCTGGTGGTGGTGGTGGTGGTGGATACGAAGCCACTGGGGGCGCAGACGGCGCCGGCGGCGGCGGATCAGCCCCTCCCACTCGCGGCGCCGGCAACCCCGGGACAAACGGCCTCGGCGGCGGCGGAGGCGGAGCGACAGGCTCTTCCAACGGCGACGCGTTCAGCGGCGGAGAGGGCGGATGCGGCATCGTCATAATTAAATATATATGCACCGGCCCCACACCCACGCCAACTTATACACCGACGCCTACCGCGACACCTACATCTACTGCAACGCCGACTCCGACTGCGACACCTACAGCTACCGCAACGCCGACTCCGACTGCGACACCTACAGCTACACCGACACCTACACCCACACCGACGCCGACTGCGACACCTACCGCTACCCCGACATCAACACCAACACCCGTACCGCAGCCCGTCATCGACACGATAGAGTTATGGGCCACCGAAGGCTCCCCTTATGAAACGGACGCTCTCATACCGCAGGTGGAATTCAATATCAAGATAGCCATAACCGACGGCGATACGCTGAATGATTTGAGCACGGTAACAGCTAATGTTTATTATGACGCAGACGGCTCTTACAGCGCAGGTGAAGTGCCGACATCAGGAAATACTCAATACTGCGCCATACTCACGTGGACAAAGGGAGGATCACCTGCCTGGACGATATCTCCGGCAAGCGACACCACGTGGACTATCGAAACACCGAATTGTGTCCAGCCCGAACTGACCGAGACCAGCGGTACGTTCGAATTTCATTTCAAGCCGGGCAAGGTTGCGGCCCAAACAACTGACCCTGCCCGATGGCACATACATGTTAAGGCAACGGACAGCGTTTTCAACACCGCCACAGGGACCAGGCAGAACCTGACGATGGCCTGGTACGGCGCGGTTATCGTAAATAGCACCGGTGTTCACTGGGGCTTTGTGGAGCCGGGTATCGATTTCACGGATGCATCCAGCCGCCGGGGCGACATCTCGATAACTTACATATCAAATGGCGCGTACAGCCAGCAAATAGCCGCATCCACTTTATGGATCGGGAACCCTTCCGGAAGCGCGGCACTGAACCCGTCAGGCACACCGGGCGCTAATGAATTTTCTCTGAAGGCAAACGATGACGAGAACCTCGATTCAGCGGTTACAGTCTCAGGCTTATACCAGACATTTGACATCGGGACGATAACGCCGGAGAGCGGCAACTTTGAAGTATTCAACAGCCTATGGCTCAGCCTTGGAATACCCATGGCGGACGCTACTTTCAGCGGCACGATTTTTTACCAGATATCCCAGTAA
- a CDS encoding glycine-rich domain-containing protein, whose amino-acid sequence MAAKRTSVISILAALILIASFLSALLPQTISPKPVQAGTTQTVFTSSTTWHVPDGVTSVQVLVVGGGGGGAGAGIALYAAGGGGGGGVIYNSNYAVTPDTDITVTVAGVASGGSSTDAGDTGGNSVFGTITAYGGGGGGTQTGLNGGSGGGGGLRTTIEYNGGSGTSGQGNSGGRSFYQLIGLHYAAGGGGGAGAVGAEGSTTQGGNGGVGVYYGDIFGTSVGANGWFGGGGGGGDHSTGGSGGTGGGASGASGNGNGNSVTVANSGGGGGGAYCTGTIRNGGSGGSGVVIIKYVTNDAPTITSVTLQQSDKSTSTSSMTPQTSYNVEIVAGDADTIDDINQLDIWIFRDDNAGDDGAPGETWDADHEAIYRWTKSGSTWSMQNSSATTTWSITTGNCDTPGNMAATSGEWNLYFTVGKLAQEADGTSAEWDIKVTVTDSVSNTVSSTIYSKSMGAYSSLSLSSSTISFGSIALGGTAAIQTPAEHYVTLIAISNDTFALGSKSSSPWTNGGNNATLDTDGSPGAGYFSLTQDDAGDGSGHPSTPQYVTTSTATITGHGTDTRTSTAASASESTSNTNIYMDCILGASGLKVLTYSGTITFTITND is encoded by the coding sequence ATGGCAGCTAAGAGGACATCGGTAATATCGATCCTGGCGGCGCTTATACTAATCGCCTCTTTCTTATCTGCCCTGCTGCCTCAAACCATCTCACCCAAACCAGTCCAAGCAGGGACAACGCAGACTGTATTCACCTCTAGCACCACATGGCATGTCCCGGATGGTGTTACCTCAGTTCAAGTGCTGGTAGTCGGTGGTGGTGGCGGCGGTGCTGGCGCTGGCATCGCGCTCTACGCCGCAGGTGGTGGTGGTGGTGGTGGTGTGATCTACAATTCCAATTATGCTGTAACCCCTGACACAGATATCACGGTCACCGTTGCTGGCGTAGCTTCAGGCGGATCCAGTACTGATGCCGGTGATACCGGCGGAAACAGCGTATTTGGCACAATAACTGCATACGGCGGTGGGGGAGGTGGAACTCAAACGGGACTAAATGGAGGGTCCGGTGGCGGTGGTGGCTTACGCACTACGATAGAGTACAACGGAGGAAGCGGCACATCAGGGCAGGGAAATAGTGGCGGACGAAGTTTCTATCAGCTCATAGGTCTTCATTATGCCGCCGGGGGAGGAGGTGGCGCTGGCGCAGTTGGAGCCGAAGGCAGCACAACTCAAGGCGGCAATGGAGGAGTTGGGGTTTACTATGGTGATATATTCGGCACTAGTGTAGGGGCCAATGGCTGGTTCGGAGGAGGAGGAGGAGGAGGAGACCATTCCACAGGTGGTTCCGGCGGAACAGGAGGAGGAGCTAGTGGCGCTAGCGGCAACGGAAACGGTAATAGCGTAACAGTCGCTAATAGCGGAGGCGGAGGCGGAGGTGCTTATTGTACAGGCACTATCAGAAACGGAGGCTCAGGCGGCTCAGGCGTAGTGATAATAAAATACGTAACAAACGATGCGCCTACTATAACATCGGTAACACTTCAGCAATCGGATAAGTCTACCTCCACCAGCTCCATGACCCCTCAAACATCGTACAACGTTGAGATAGTGGCCGGTGATGCAGATACTATCGACGACATAAACCAGTTAGATATATGGATTTTCCGGGATGACAATGCAGGTGACGACGGTGCGCCTGGCGAAACCTGGGACGCGGACCATGAGGCCATCTACAGGTGGACTAAGTCGGGAAGCACCTGGAGCATGCAAAACAGCTCGGCTACTACCACGTGGAGCATCACGACCGGCAACTGCGATACGCCGGGCAACATGGCAGCCACGTCGGGAGAATGGAACCTTTACTTCACCGTGGGCAAGCTGGCGCAGGAAGCAGACGGAACCTCCGCTGAATGGGATATCAAGGTCACTGTCACGGACTCCGTCTCCAACACCGTCAGCAGCACCATATACAGCAAATCGATGGGCGCGTATTCCTCACTTTCACTCAGCAGCTCTACCATAAGCTTCGGCTCCATCGCCCTGGGCGGAACCGCTGCGATCCAGACGCCGGCGGAGCATTATGTCACGCTTATCGCGATATCTAACGATACCTTCGCGCTCGGCTCAAAATCCAGCTCTCCATGGACCAACGGGGGGAATAACGCAACGCTTGACACGGACGGCTCCCCAGGGGCAGGCTACTTCTCTTTGACCCAGGATGACGCCGGCGATGGCAGCGGGCATCCGTCCACACCACAATATGTAACCACGTCAACCGCAACCATAACAGGTCACGGAACAGACACGCGAACATCCACTGCAGCAAGCGCCAGCGAATCCACCAGCAACACCAACATATATATGGACTGTATACTGGGAGCCTCAGGATTAAAGGTTCTCACCTATTCAGGCACAATCACCTTCACGATTACAAACGATTGA
- a CDS encoding dienelactone hydrolase family protein: MKALKCSATLLVITMAAILTSCISIAPPDEPGAYHVGEYSISYNVSDYGTYEATVRYPAEEDGQLASVDDSAAPYPGIIVSSGRGGGEWSVSWISEHLVSHGYVTLAFTPPDMFCNSTTQWAAGFIGGIQQLKLQNSDPSSPVYGLIDTETFGVIGLSMGGGGCLEAAGTANSGVDAAVPLAPAGYNSSHTTATMNAAANISVPVQLQIGSADTFVPPERVLPFYTDIIPDTTTKQYIEINGGNHIGFLTWNFAEIAVLFEIEPEISIGFEEQRRISSRYFTAWFQYHLKGLKGYDRYIFGDDAVELNVSVFEYNIGQ; the protein is encoded by the coding sequence ATGAAAGCACTGAAGTGCTCGGCGACCTTGCTAGTGATCACAATGGCCGCTATCCTGACCTCATGTATCTCCATCGCTCCGCCGGATGAACCCGGCGCATACCACGTAGGCGAGTACAGCATCTCATACAATGTTTCGGATTACGGGACATATGAAGCCACAGTAAGGTATCCAGCTGAGGAGGACGGACAGCTTGCATCCGTCGACGATTCCGCCGCGCCATACCCGGGCATCATCGTCAGCAGCGGGCGCGGCGGGGGCGAATGGTCGGTCAGCTGGATATCGGAGCACCTCGTCTCACACGGATACGTGACGCTGGCATTCACGCCTCCCGACATGTTCTGCAACAGCACAACGCAATGGGCAGCCGGTTTCATCGGGGGAATCCAACAATTGAAGTTGCAGAACAGCGACCCGTCATCGCCTGTCTACGGACTCATCGACACAGAAACCTTCGGCGTAATCGGCCTTTCTATGGGCGGAGGGGGGTGCCTGGAGGCTGCCGGAACCGCAAATTCCGGCGTTGATGCCGCCGTTCCGCTGGCGCCGGCGGGATATAACTCCAGCCACACTACGGCGACCATGAACGCCGCAGCGAATATCTCCGTTCCCGTCCAACTTCAGATTGGGAGCGCCGATACATTCGTGCCTCCCGAGCGCGTTCTGCCCTTTTATACCGACATTATACCTGATACGACTACGAAGCAATACATCGAGATAAACGGTGGCAACCACATAGGCTTCTTAACCTGGAACTTCGCGGAAATAGCCGTACTATTTGAAATAGAGCCGGAAATCAGCATAGGCTTTGAGGAACAGCGGCGAATTTCGAGCCGCTACTTTACCGCGTGGTTTCAATACCACCTTAAAGGTCTGAAAGGATACGATCGCTACATCTTCGGCGATGATGCTGTGGAGTTAAACGTTTCCGTCTTCGAATACAACATCGGGCAGTGA
- a CDS encoding Crp/Fnr family transcriptional regulator, producing the protein MSNLTDFLQSTPYFNNLAGKNELEGIGRYVLEKKAEKGDLIVAEGEHPTALYFVVSGAIKLFKTSPEGKEQIFGIVYGGGTFNDVAVFDGGRNPVSAQAMVASTLYSIRKSDIEIIIKEHPGVAVNVGKVLAGQVRQLGGLVEDLSFKNVMARVAKILIENSGDGYGRQHRLTQQDMAAMAGTAREVVGRSLKSLEDDGVIKIERHRIIIKDIDVLRDIAGANV; encoded by the coding sequence ATGTCTAATTTAACAGATTTTCTGCAATCAACTCCATACTTCAACAACCTTGCGGGTAAGAACGAGCTCGAGGGCATAGGCAGGTATGTGCTTGAGAAGAAGGCGGAGAAGGGCGATCTGATAGTGGCGGAGGGCGAGCATCCCACGGCCCTTTATTTCGTCGTCTCCGGCGCGATTAAGCTGTTCAAGACATCGCCCGAGGGCAAGGAGCAGATATTCGGCATCGTGTACGGCGGCGGAACGTTCAACGACGTAGCGGTGTTCGACGGGGGACGCAATCCCGTAAGCGCGCAGGCGATGGTTGCTTCGACGCTTTACAGCATACGCAAAAGCGATATCGAGATAATAATCAAAGAACATCCCGGCGTGGCCGTCAACGTCGGCAAGGTCCTTGCCGGACAGGTGAGGCAGCTGGGCGGATTGGTCGAGGATCTGTCCTTCAAGAACGTTATGGCCAGGGTAGCGAAAATCCTCATTGAAAATTCTGGTGACGGATATGGCAGGCAGCACAGGCTGACGCAGCAGGACATGGCGGCCATGGCGGGGACGGCGCGTGAGGTGGTGGGGCGGTCTCTGAAATCGCTTGAAGATGACGGCGTGATAAAGATAGAGCGGCATCGCATCATCATTAAAGATATCGATGTGCTTAGAGACATCGCGGGGGCGAATGTATGA
- a CDS encoding Uxx-star family glutaredoxin-like (seleno)protein produces MDIKIYTTPTCGYCHMAKKYLSERGIPYTEYDVSRDRQAADEMVNLTGQMGVPVIVVDGQAIVGFDRQRLEQLIAGGGGSNRPRFGLKVADASKVAKKVGGLPVFGALVGAVAPGSPGERAGIKEGDIITEINMRPIRGADDLEKALANLRAGGRVTIILQRGQQELRAEVVI; encoded by the coding sequence GTGGATATAAAGATATACACCACGCCGACTTGCGGCTACTGCCATATGGCCAAGAAATATCTTTCGGAACGAGGGATACCGTATACAGAATATGACGTATCGCGAGACAGACAGGCCGCTGATGAGATGGTGAATCTCACCGGTCAGATGGGAGTTCCGGTTATCGTTGTCGACGGCCAGGCCATCGTAGGATTCGACAGGCAAAGGCTGGAACAATTGATCGCCGGAGGCGGCGGAAGTAATCGTCCCAGGTTCGGTTTGAAGGTGGCGGATGCAAGCAAGGTCGCCAAGAAGGTGGGCGGATTACCCGTTTTCGGGGCGCTTGTCGGAGCCGTGGCCCCGGGTTCGCCCGGTGAGCGCGCCGGAATAAAGGAAGGGGATATCATAACCGAAATCAACATGCGACCAATACGGGGCGCCGATGATCTGGAGAAAGCTCTGGCCAATCTGCGCGCGGGAGGCAGGGTAACTATTATCCTGCAGCGGGGGCAGCAGGAACTGAGGGCGGAAGTAGTTATCTAG
- a CDS encoding cytochrome b/b6 domain-containing protein, with product MSNNWKSGRRVLHWMVAAAFVVMVLTGLTLLVPALSGLAAGGWTRLIHKIAAVLLVAAPLAYIFVNRPAVRRWFRDAAVWHRPQQKERYAVHVWQRWHKLIISAGFIIVVITGSIQWFLKGIVPSSVFNFSLLVHGIVFFSALLILLYHVYFELVWWLWRRRYCRNCHEPQCVDECPVNAVSTGNDNMAVRDMSVCNGCRLCMKSCQREGYYIKSVRTKKTDATTTD from the coding sequence ATGTCGAACAATTGGAAGAGCGGAAGACGGGTGTTGCATTGGATGGTAGCGGCGGCCTTCGTCGTGATGGTACTGACCGGACTGACGCTGCTGGTGCCCGCTCTGTCCGGACTGGCCGCGGGCGGCTGGACCCGACTAATTCATAAAATAGCGGCGGTTTTACTGGTCGCGGCTCCGCTGGCTTATATTTTTGTGAACCGCCCCGCTGTCCGGCGCTGGTTCAGGGACGCCGCGGTCTGGCACAGGCCGCAGCAGAAAGAGCGCTACGCAGTTCATGTCTGGCAGCGCTGGCACAAACTGATCATATCCGCAGGCTTCATCATAGTCGTAATCACCGGCTCCATACAGTGGTTCCTAAAAGGCATCGTGCCGTCTTCGGTGTTCAATTTTTCCTTACTGGTACATGGCATAGTGTTCTTTTCCGCGCTGCTCATCCTGCTCTACCATGTCTACTTCGAGCTCGTGTGGTGGCTGTGGCGCAGGAGATATTGCAGGAACTGTCACGAACCCCAATGCGTCGACGAGTGTCCCGTAAACGCTGTTTCGACCGGAAACGATAATATGGCTGTGCGCGATATGTCAGTATGCAACGGATGCCGGCTTTGCATGAAATCGTGTCAGCGCGAAGGTTATTACATAAAGTCTGTTCGAACTAAAAAGACGGATGCGACGACAACCGATTAA
- a CDS encoding PAS domain S-box protein: protein MSDLMTTREASEYLKLSYMTLYKLAQQGEIPAYKLGGHWRFNRTVLDSWFAGKAQVSERNVLLIGDDLETLEINNLITTRDNFKVTTVKKPNQAYQELERTNYSVIFLISKPASDTTAEIISEIRRSDKKATIVISARLGGEPIALDTLPPGPSYIIQKPFQENDVLKILHSIDSQTAGAEDKATDQLMSELVDLRRRISSLANSGNERNRTEEKLYQTEEKLRRIMDSSNDIFILMDSELNIVEMNNTVTKYLPAGTVNKDYIGKNFLSIMPVMKASGRDKQLLEVLRTGKPMEINDIAVDPAFGDMRVSVRIFKVGNGLGLMATDITELKLLESLKESEEFSSSLIDNAPYPILVAEPNTAIKYVNPALLKLTGYSLADLIGKKVPYPYWTEEATKRMVQNTGQALMDSVQKLELPMKTKRGKLFWVEITTTIVMQNDKLSCYLSIWVDITQRKKAEEALLHEKNFSDSTINSLPGVFYMIDTKGRFVRWNNNFETETEYTPEEISKMNPIELFHKKDRPLIQQRIERTFTDGKDSIEINAVSKSGRVVPYYLTGSRITLNDKTYLAGVGIEMSELKRLEDEVKECEENLKAFLDNAPDAILVHDIEGIIVDFNKKAAEMLDINRKGYIGKSILDIGLVGKERLPIIIDGLKEIKKGKANKPVELEFIKKNGSHGIVEVTGFPITKDGKTQVCDIIRDITSIRTTTKAKAKKPKK, encoded by the coding sequence ATGAGCGACCTGATGACAACAAGGGAGGCATCGGAATACCTGAAGCTCAGCTATATGACCCTGTACAAGCTGGCGCAGCAGGGCGAGATACCCGCTTACAAGCTGGGCGGACACTGGCGGTTCAACAGGACCGTGCTCGATAGCTGGTTCGCCGGTAAAGCGCAGGTCAGCGAAAGGAACGTCCTTCTCATCGGGGACGACCTGGAGACACTGGAGATAAATAATCTGATCACCACGCGGGACAATTTCAAGGTCACCACCGTTAAGAAGCCAAACCAGGCCTATCAAGAATTGGAACGAACAAATTACTCCGTCATCTTTCTAATTTCAAAACCTGCTTCCGACACAACCGCAGAGATCATCTCGGAGATCAGAAGAAGCGATAAAAAGGCGACAATCGTCATCAGCGCCAGACTGGGCGGCGAGCCCATCGCACTAGATACGCTTCCTCCCGGACCGTCCTATATAATCCAGAAGCCTTTTCAAGAAAACGATGTCCTAAAGATCCTGCATAGCATCGACAGCCAGACAGCAGGAGCCGAAGATAAGGCGACCGACCAGTTGATGTCCGAGCTGGTAGATTTGCGCCGGCGCATTAGCAGTCTTGCCAATTCCGGCAACGAGCGCAACCGGACGGAAGAGAAGCTGTATCAGACGGAAGAGAAACTGCGCCGCATTATGGACTCTTCCAATGATATATTCATACTGATGGATTCAGAACTAAATATCGTGGAAATGAATAATACGGTAACCAAGTATCTTCCCGCCGGCACCGTTAATAAAGACTACATCGGCAAGAACTTCTTATCAATCATGCCCGTGATGAAAGCCAGCGGACGCGATAAGCAATTGCTGGAAGTGCTTCGTACGGGAAAGCCGATGGAAATCAACGACATTGCAGTAGATCCCGCCTTCGGTGATATGAGAGTTTCGGTTAGGATATTCAAGGTAGGTAACGGCCTTGGCCTCATGGCTACGGATATAACCGAACTTAAACTGCTCGAATCCCTTAAGGAAAGCGAGGAGTTCAGCTCCAGTCTTATTGATAATGCGCCTTACCCTATACTTGTCGCCGAGCCCAATACAGCGATTAAATACGTCAATCCGGCGTTGTTGAAACTGACAGGGTATTCGCTAGCCGATCTTATAGGTAAAAAAGTTCCCTATCCCTACTGGACTGAGGAAGCCACCAAAAGAATGGTGCAAAATACCGGGCAAGCCCTGATGGACAGCGTACAAAAACTTGAACTGCCCATGAAAACAAAGCGCGGGAAATTGTTTTGGGTCGAAATAACGACCACAATTGTAATGCAGAACGATAAACTTTCCTGTTATCTATCGATATGGGTCGATATAACACAGCGCAAGAAAGCCGAAGAAGCACTTTTGCATGAGAAGAACTTCTCCGATTCCACGATTAACAGCCTTCCCGGCGTATTTTATATGATAGATACGAAAGGCCGTTTCGTGAGGTGGAATAATAACTTCGAGACCGAGACGGAGTACACGCCGGAAGAAATATCTAAGATGAACCCGATTGAACTCTTTCATAAGAAAGACAGGCCCCTGATCCAGCAGAGGATAGAAAGAACATTTACCGATGGCAAGGATTCGATAGAGATCAACGCTGTCTCAAAAAGCGGACGCGTGGTGCCGTACTACCTTACGGGATCCCGTATAACACTGAACGACAAGACGTACCTCGCAGGTGTCGGCATTGAGATGTCCGAGCTCAAGCGGCTGGAAGATGAAGTGAAGGAATGCGAGGAAAACTTAAAAGCCTTCCTCGATAATGCTCCTGACGCCATACTTGTACATGATATTGAAGGAATTATCGTAGATTTTAATAAAAAAGCTGCGGAGATGCTCGACATTAACAGAAAAGGTTATATCGGCAAGAGCATCCTCGATATAGGTTTAGTCGGCAAGGAACGTCTGCCGATAATCATCGATGGATTGAAGGAAATTAAAAAGGGCAAAGCCAATAAGCCTGTTGAATTGGAGTTCATAAAGAAGAATGGCTCGCACGGCATTGTGGAAGTAACGGGCTTCCCTATTACAAAAGACGGCAAGACTCAAGTATGCGATATCATAAGAGACATCACTAGTATTAGGACAACAACCAAAGCTAAGGCAAAGAAACCTAAAAAATAG